In Xyrauchen texanus isolate HMW12.3.18 chromosome 23, RBS_HiC_50CHRs, whole genome shotgun sequence, a genomic segment contains:
- the LOC127663270 gene encoding nudC domain-containing protein 2-like, with the protein MNGRKFCWGKLFGSTVGDEATWTLEDKKIIQIVLMKTNREAGNCWQSLLEGEYAADPWVQDQMQRKLTLERFQRENPGFDFSGTEISGNFQGDGPDFSSLQK; encoded by the exons ATGAACGGGCGAAAATTCTGCtgg GGAAAGCTGTTTGGATCCACAGTTGGTGATGAAGCTACATGGAC tttagAGGACAAAAAAATTATCCAGATAGTTCTAATGAAAACAAATCGAGAGGCTGGGAACTGCTGGCAGTCTCTGTTAGAAGGAGAGTATGCAGCTGATCCATGGGTGCAGGATCAGATGCAAAGAAAACTCACACTTGAGAGATTCCAGAGAGAG AACCCTGGATTTGATTTTAGCGGCACAGAGATCTCTGGGAACTTTCAAGGTGATGGACCAGATTTCTCaagtttgcaaaaataa